A part of Helicobacter himalayensis genomic DNA contains:
- the hisF gene encoding imidazole glycerol phosphate synthase subunit HisF, translating to MNFAKRIIPCLDVKDGRVVKGVNFLGLKDAGDPIEVARRYNDEGADELVFLDITASHEKRSIMLEMVKKVAREIFIPFSVGGGINSLEDMYSLLNAGCDKVSINSSALKNPALIEEGAKRFGSQCIVVAIDYKRADLLDSHTPKWNVYSNGGRIDMQRDLLEWCKEVVQRGAGEILLTSMDCDGVKNGYDLEGIKMVSRLVPIPIIASGGAGKMQDFLDAFLCGADAALAASVFHYEEIQILELKKFLAQHNISVRI from the coding sequence ATGAATTTTGCAAAGAGAATCATTCCCTGCCTTGATGTCAAAGACGGGCGCGTGGTAAAAGGTGTAAATTTCCTCGGGTTAAAAGACGCTGGAGACCCAATAGAAGTGGCGCGCCGCTACAATGATGAAGGTGCTGATGAGTTGGTGTTTTTAGATATTACCGCAAGTCACGAAAAACGTAGTATTATGCTTGAAATGGTAAAAAAAGTGGCGCGTGAAATTTTTATCCCCTTTAGCGTTGGTGGGGGGATAAATAGCCTTGAAGATATGTATAGTCTGCTCAATGCGGGCTGCGATAAAGTAAGCATTAATAGCTCTGCACTTAAGAATCCTGCACTTATAGAAGAGGGGGCAAAGAGATTTGGCTCGCAGTGTATAGTCGTGGCTATTGATTATAAAAGAGCGGATTTGCTAGATTCTCATACGCCAAAATGGAATGTGTATAGTAATGGTGGGCGCATTGATATGCAGAGGGATTTACTAGAATGGTGCAAGGAAGTGGTGCAAAGAGGTGCAGGAGAAATCTTACTCACAAGTATGGATTGCGATGGAGTGAAAAATGGCTATGATTTGGAAGGTATCAAAATGGTAAGTAGGCTTGTGCCTATACCTATTATCGCAAGTGGGGGCGCGGGGAAAATGCAGGATTTTTTGGACGCATTTTTATGCGGTGCTGATGCGGCATTGGCAGCGAGCGTGTTTCACTATGAGGAAATACAAATTTTAGAGCTTAAAAAATTCCTTGCTCAACATAATATAAGTGTGAGAATCTAA
- the rsmA gene encoding 16S rRNA (adenine(1518)-N(6)/adenine(1519)-N(6))-dimethyltransferase RsmA, producing MRNITDAHKAKKHFGQNFLKDTSYIHKIIQAIPNAPYKMVEIGIGLGDLTQELAKRDFLIAYEVDSDLCSLFSKNFPHLSEKLTLINADVLSLQEKQKCDCWLCNEPYMLISNLPYYIATHIILRLLRDCQCKYILVMTQKEVAQKFCAQAGTREFCALSVLSEFFGNPMLLFDVPNTAFEPMPKVTSSVFCIDKSTKETPKNFDVFAFETFLKLAFSAPRKKLSKNLGKNFNPKEVDSLFEQLAISPNARPNEVSTQQYLKIYQQRS from the coding sequence ATGAGAAATATCACAGACGCGCACAAAGCAAAAAAGCACTTCGGACAGAATTTTCTCAAGGATACCTCCTATATCCACAAAATCATTCAAGCCATTCCCAACGCCCCCTACAAAATGGTGGAAATTGGCATTGGCTTGGGTGATTTGACACAAGAGCTGGCAAAAAGAGATTTTCTCATAGCCTATGAAGTCGATAGTGACTTATGTTCTTTATTTTCTAAAAACTTCCCACATCTGAGTGAAAAGCTAACTCTCATCAATGCAGATGTTTTAAGTCTGCAAGAGAAGCAGAAGTGCGATTGCTGGCTTTGTAATGAGCCTTATATGCTTATTTCAAACCTGCCTTATTATATCGCTACGCATATTATTTTGCGTCTCTTGCGAGATTGCCAATGCAAGTATATTTTGGTAATGACTCAAAAGGAAGTGGCGCAAAAGTTTTGCGCACAGGCAGGGACGCGTGAATTTTGCGCTTTGAGTGTATTGAGTGAGTTTTTTGGGAATCCTATGCTTTTATTTGATGTGCCAAATACCGCCTTTGAGCCTATGCCAAAGGTTACTTCAAGTGTATTTTGCATTGATAAAAGCACAAAAGAAACCCCGAAAAATTTTGATGTTTTTGCTTTTGAAACTTTTCTTAAACTCGCCTTTAGCGCACCACGAAAAAAACTCAGTAAGAATCTGGGCAAGAATTTTAACCCAAAAGAAGTAGATTCTCTTTTTGAACAACTCGCCATTTCCCCTAATGCTCGACCAAATGAAGTCAGCACGCAGCAGTATTTAAAAATCTATCAACAAAGGAGTTAA